A single region of the Vicia villosa cultivar HV-30 ecotype Madison, WI linkage group LG4, Vvil1.0, whole genome shotgun sequence genome encodes:
- the LOC131597262 gene encoding uncharacterized protein LOC131597262, with protein MDDHRNTTPNAIGLCLLPQELIQNIFLSLVLPEIVRLKLLNKSFSTLISDHSFVRQCNSLSNSTTWLFVYKKRWLRDAVLHAFTDRSSDRWFRIPIAELLKPVDFHGEDLYFLAASANVFLFASNNVREVVAVNLVSVTVKKIPPSPLGPRGTSSWRRSGMKLVTDSSGSGHFRFMFAEFVGNRPVLFVYDSVSDTWKSTEVQEKGNDEVLPRGGVHVFLSVVHGPRESVLVASTPDCDTPVVLRPRFNDAEGLTVGFNWGNVIDRLHVYGDGYMMIVKSEGENGNRKVRVLKGVELWGVSLDGRKWEFVSAVPGEVMGVIEKPYGVMMGCLEEKNGIIRVALVSNCDGFWDILWLSFDTKWKRWNWMPLPDCKMKGWNMAGISFSSGLTLQ; from the coding sequence ATGGATGATCACAGAAACACGACCCCTAACGCTATTGGACTTTGTCTCCTCCCACAAGAACTGATCCAGAACATCTTCCTTTCACTCGTTTTACCCGAGATCGTTCGCTTGAAACTCCTCAACAAATCCTTCTCAACCTTAATCTCTGATCACAGTTTCGTTCGTCAGTGCAACTCACTTTCAAACTCCACCACATGGCTCTTTGTCTACAAGAAACGCTGGCTCCGCGATGCTGTGCTTCACGCTTTCACCGATCGGAGCTCCGATCGTTGGTTCCGGATCCCCATAGCAGAACTTCTCAAACCTGTAGACTTTCACGGTGAGGATCTTTACTTTCTTGCTGCTTCCGCTAACGTTTTTCTCTTTGCTTCCAACAACGTTCGCGAGGTTGTCGCCGTTAATTTAGTCTCCGTCACCGTTAAGAAGATCCCTCCTTCTCCGTTGGGTCCACGTGGCACTTCCTCGTGGAGGAGATCCGGGATGAAGCTTGTAACCGATTCTTCCGGGTCGGGTCATTTTCGGTTCATGTTTGCGGAGTTTGTCGGGAACCGACCTGTTTTGTTTGTGTACGACTCGGTGAGTGACACCTGGAAGTCAACGGAGGTTCAAGAAAAAGGGAACGATGAGGTTTTGCCACGTGGCGGGGTGCACGTGTTTCTTAGTGTGGTTCATGGACCCAGAGAGAGCGTTTTGGTTGCTTCAACCCCCGATTGTGACACGCCTGTCGTTCTACGGCCACGATTCAATGACGCGGAAGGATTAACCGTTGGATTTAACTGGGGGAACGTAATTGATAGGTTACATGTCTACGGCGATGGATACATGATGATAGTGAAATCAGAAGGGGAAAATGGGAATAGAAAAGTGAGGGTGTTGAAAGGTGTGGAATTGTGGGGAGTGAGTTTGGATGGAAGGAAATGGGAGTTCGTTTCAGCGGTACCTGGGGAAGTGATGGGAGTGATTGAGAAGCCTTATGGAGTAATGATGGGTTGTTTAGAGGAGAAAAATGGAATTATAAGGGTAGCTTTAGTGTCTAATTGTGATGGTTTTTGGGACATATTGTGGCTTTCTTTTGATACCAAATGGAAACGTTGGAACTGGATGCCGCTACCTGATTGCAAAATGAAAGGCTGGAACATGGCTGGAATAAGCTTCTCCTCCGGACTTACTTTGCAATGA